The proteins below are encoded in one region of Bombus terrestris chromosome 7, iyBomTerr1.2, whole genome shotgun sequence:
- the LOC100642726 gene encoding eukaryotic translation initiation factor 3 subunit A, which translates to MARYGQRPENALKRANEFIEVGKPARALDTLQEVFRNKKWTYNWSESVLEPIMFKYLDLCVELKKSHIAKEGLFQYRNMFQSVNVGSLENVIRGYLRMAEEKTNQARKQSQQAVIDIDDLDNLATPESILLSAVSGEDAQDRSDRTILTPWVKFLWESYCQCLELLRTNAHVETLYHDIARMAFQFCLEYNRKTEFRKLCEKLRKHLEEICKLPALVSNVSMNRAETQQLNLETRLNQLDSAIQMELWQEAFKSSEDVHGMMNLSKKLPVPKTMANYYQKLAMVFWKAGNYLFHAAALFKLLQLSREMKKNMSLEEQQRMANRVLLATLSIPLPSAHPEFDRFIETDKSPLEKAQKLATLLGLTQPPTRVSLLKDIVRLNIVNLASPQLQELYSWLEVEFHPLELCSRVDSVIQTLQADENSPLIQYVPALQDVTLVRLVHQISQVYQTIQFARLLELAKFTTDFHLERLLVDCVRYNDMQIRISHGKKCVHFGVDLSEAQREDHPDGPVLQAMPSEQIRCQLVNMATVLHRAINIINPNKKKIEREKLRSAMVSHYHETKMKEHQRILGRHKIIEERKEYIEHINTVREEEEMRRQEELQRQQMLAEQKRLEQEREERERKRQQSEIQQIKDRHLKEKMQQISQTSHGQKVLKKLDEDEIKKLDAEQIAAREAEELQKERREMQQKLKSQEKKIDYLERAKRLEEIPLLEKAVEEKMELAKQRWEQQEAERIAAAIEERQQAVATRERMARMKEDHDIFLAKILAERKSIYLEKLKEFEKVLNEERVSRLLKRKMERKAERKAKWEKERAEAIERRRLEELRIKQEEEKRRLEEERAKREEEEKLRRAEEQAREAERLAKIEKQAEITRAREAEIERKLEEERQRDKEITRWRGGGERHRVPERPVEMSWRRPVDAKDDGMKEESTRWKRRDAREGQDNKWRRDDDKPKKDTIERWRRDDYDKDDTRDRIDKDRGMDGRPMRDIPRDPLSDGPRNRGRMPDRRGGGGGGGSGSGGGGGGGGGSGGGGGGGGTRSQNWRDKSDTIQNSPRDFPRRDEKRDDTKDDRLPPKHDERRRPPEDDGWSQVSRR; encoded by the exons ATGGCGCGATATGGACAAAGACCTGAGAATGCTCTGAAAAGAGCAAATG AATTCATTGAAGTAGGCAAACCAGCCCGAGCATTAGATACTTTGCAAGAAGTCTTCCGCAATAAAAAATGGACATACAATTGGTCAGAATCGGTATTGGAACCGATAATGTTCAAATACCTGGACTTATGTGTGGAGCTGAAAAAATCGCACATAGCAAAGGAGGGCCTATTTCAGTATCGAAATATGTTCCAATCGGTAAATGTTGGAAGTTTAGAAAATGTCATACGTGGATATTTACGCATGGCAGAAGAAAAAACGAATCAAGCACGGAAACAGAGTCAACAGGCTGTTATAGATATAGATGATCTTGATAACTTAGCCACGCCTGAAAGCATACTGTTGTCAGCGGTCAGTGGCGAAGATGCACAAGACCGAAGCGATCGCACTATTCTGACACCATGGGTGAAATTTCTATGGGAATCTTATTGCCAATGCTTAGAATTATTAAGAACCAATGCTCATGTTGAAACGTTATATCATGATATTGCACGTATGGCCTTCCAGTTTTGTCTTGAATATAATCGTAAGACTGAATTTCGTAAATTGTGTGAAAAACTACGAAAACACTTGGAGGAGATTTGTAAACTACCGGCGCTAGTTTCAAACGTTTCCATGAACAGGGCGGAAACGCAACAGCTGAATTTGGAAACACGACTGAATCAACTTGATTCTGCAATACAAATGGAGTTGTGGCAAGAAGCATTCAAATCCTCTGAAGATGTACATGGTATGATGAATTTATCTAAGAAACTTCCAGTACCAAAAACCATGGCCAACTATTACCAGAAATTAGCCATGGTTTTCTGGAAGGCAGGTAACTATCTATTCCATGCTGCCGCATTGTTTAAATTGCTGCAACTCTCCCGCGAAATGAAGAAGAATATGTCTTTGGAGGAACAGCAGAGAATGGCTAATCGTGTGTTATTGGCCACCCTATCTATCCCACTGCCATCAGCGCACCCTGAATTTGATCGTTTTATAGAGACAGACAAGAGCCCATTAGAGAAAGCTCAGAAACTTGCTACACTTCTAGGACTCACTCAGCCACCAACGAGAGTTTCTTTACTTAAGGACATCGTTCGTTTGAACATCGTTAATTTAGCATCACCACAATTGCAAGAATTGTATTCATGGCTCGAGGTCGAGTTTCATCCTCTGGAGCTATGTAGCCGAGTAGATTCTGTCATTCAAACGCTACAAGCAGACGAAAATAGTCCATTGATTCAGTATGTTCCAGCTTTACAAGATGTAACACTTGTACGTCTGGTTCATCAAATATCTCAGGTTTATCAAACGATACAATTCGCTAGACTTTTGGAACTCGCCAAATTTACAACAGACTTTCACCTAGAACGTCTGCTGGTGGATTGTGTAAGATACAATGATATGCAGATAAGGATTAGTCACGGAAAGAAGTGTGTGCACTTTGGAGTTGATTTGTCAGAAGCTCAGAGAGAAGATCATCCCGATGGTCCTGTGTTACAAGCAATGCCTTCTGAACAGATTCGTTGTCAACTTGTAAATATGGCCACCGTGCTGCATCGAGCGATCAATATTATTAATCCGAATAAGAAGAAGATAGAGCGAGAGAAATTGCGTTCCGCCATGGTAAGCCATTATCATGAAACCAAAATGAAAGAACACCAGAGAATCTTAGGAAGACATAAGattatagaagaaagaaaagaatatattgAACATATTAATACAGTCCGCGAGGAAGAGGAAATGCGAAGACAAGAAGAACTCCAGAGGCAGCAAATGTTAGCAGAGCAGAAGAGACTCGAACAAGAGAGAGAAGAGCGTGAGAGGAAGCGACAACAGAGTGAGATCCAACAGATCAAGGATAGACATTTGAAGGAGAAGATGCAACAGATATCACAAACTAGTCATGGTCAGAAGGTACTGAAGAAATTGGATGAGGATGAAATCAAGAAACTAGATGCAGAACAAATTGCAGCTCGAGAAGCAGAAGAATTGCAGAAAGAACGTAGGGAGATGCAACAGAAATTGAAGTCAcaggaaaagaaaatagattACCTGGAACGTGCTAAACGTTTAGAAGAAATACCACTACTAGAGAAAGCGGTTGAAGAAAAAATGGAATTAGCTAAACAACGCTGGGAACAACAGGAAGCTGAACGAATTGCTGCGGCCATTGAGGAGAGACAGCAAGCTGTTGCTACTCGTGAACGTATGGCGAGGATGAAGGAGGATCACGATATTTTCTTAGCGAAAATTTTGGCCGAGCGTAAGAGTATTTATTTAGAGAAGTTGAAAGAATTTGAGAAAGTATTGAACGAGGAAAGAGTTAGCAGATTGCTGAAACGTAAGATGGAGCGTAAGGCTGAAAGAAAAGCGAAATGGGAGAAGGAACGAGCTGAAGCTATTGAGAGAAGACGTCTAGAGGAATTGCGTATTAAgcaggaagaagaaaaacgacgtTTGGAGGAGGAAAGAGCTAAGagagaggaggaagagaaaTTGAGACGCGCAGAGGAACAAGCAAGGGAAGCTGAACGTCTAgctaaaattgaaaaacagGCAGAGATTACTAGAGCTAGAGAAGCTGAAATAGAACGAAAGTTAGAAGAGGAGAGACAAAGGGACAAGGAAATAACCAGATGGAGAGGAGGTGGAGAACGTCATCGTGTACCAGAAAGGCCAG TCGAAATGTCATGGCGTCGTCCTGTTGATGCAAAAGATGACGGTATGAAGGAAGAATCCACTCGCTGGAAAAGACGGGACGCGAGAGAGGGACAAGATAATAAGTGGCGAAGGGATGACGATAAACCGAAGAAAGATACAATCGAGAGATGGAGAAGAGACGATTACGATAAGGATGATACAAGGGATCGAATAGATAAAGATCGTGGAATGGATGGACGTCCA ATGCGTGACATTCCACGTGATCCGTTATCTGATGGACCTCGTAATCGTGGCAGAATGCCTGATCGTCGTGGaggtggtggaggtggtggcAGTGGCAGcggtggtggcggtggcggtggcggtggcagcggtggtggtggtggcggtggtggaaCGCGTAGTCAAAATTGGCGCGACAAAAGCGATACAATACAAAATTCGCCTCGAGACTTTCCGAGACGTGATGAAAA gcGAGATGATACTAAAGATGATAGACTTCCACCAAAACACGATGAGAGAAGACGACCGCCTGAAGACGATGGATGGTCACAGGTGAGCCGGCGTTAA
- the LOC100642962 gene encoding DENN domain-containing protein 10 isoform X2, with product MAPLTDLLSCSIIEKDSNSDILWTWSYPIVSESQKTVVARKCNLEVEHNSPQVFVFSRHKYDWFYIHCSEVFDSDKLPKVKQFALVLFAKDFNPRKYEVLSRVLSKMYCKTGKPTEILQLYLSVFTKGSCSTQENGTFVSDNFNSHCFTNNTNVREMIKTFELETILIYTALLLKKRIVVYHHSLEQLLKWIGIFPALMKHRKVTDNLFPWVDLIDDELAELKGLSHYIAGCRNSSISSRTDLFDLLVNIPAREITVASHAKESLTMTKTHKEIALFMIQLSENQSYVESQIISEINDKTQDLLNQLKSLAVVQGPDGRKMVSAQTLKEKNLPSAVENFLINLAVAENLFLL from the exons ATGGCACCTCTTACGGATTTACTCTCATGTAGCATAATTGAGAAAGATTCCAACAGTGATATATTATGGACCTGGTCTTATCCAATCGTTTCAGAATCTCAAAAAACAGTTGTTGCAAGGAAATGTAACTTAGAAGTAGAACACAACTCCCCTCAAGTATTTGTATTCTCAAGACACAAATACGATTGGTTCTACATACACTGTAGTGAAGTATTTGATTCGGATAAATTACCAAAA GTAAAGCAATTTGCATTGGTTTTATTTGCCAAAGACTTTAATCCAAGGAAATATGAGGTTCTTTCAAGAGTCCTTAGCAAAATGTATTGCAAGACTGGCAAGCCAACAGAAATACTACAGTTATATCTCTCTGTATTTACAAAAGGATCATGTTCTACTCAAGAAAATGGAACATTTGTTTCTGATAACTTTAATAGCCATTGCTTTACAAACAACACAAATGTCAGAGAAATGATTAAAACATTTGAATTGGAAACAATCTTGATATACACTGCTCTTCTTTTAAAAAAACGGATTGTAGTCTATCATCATAGCTTGGAACAACTTTTAAAATGGATTGGAATATTTCCTGCATTAATGAAGCATCGTAAAGTCACTGATAATTTGTTTCCTTGGGTTGATCTAATCGATGATGAACTGGCAGAACTAAAA GGTCTTTCACACTACATTGCTGGCTGTAGAAACAGTTCCATTTCATCAAGAACAGATTTATTTGATCTACTTGTAAATATTCCAGCTAGAGAAATTACAGTTGCATCACATGCAAAAG AAAGCCTAACAATGACAAAAACGCATAAAGAAATAGCTCTATTCATGATCCAACTAAGTGAAAATCAATCCTACGTAGAAAGCCAAATAATATCCGAGATAAATGACAAAACTCAAGACCTGTTAAATCAGTTGAAATCATTGGCGGTAGTTCAAGGACCTGACGGAAGAAAAATGGTATCAGCGCAAACGCTGAAAGAAAAGAATCTACCGTCAGCAgtagaaaattttctaattaacttGGCTGTAGctgaaaatttgtttttattgtaa
- the LOC100642962 gene encoding DENN domain-containing protein 10 isoform X1: protein MAPLTDLLSCSIIEKDSNSDILWTWSYPIVSESQKTVVARKCNLEVEHNSPQVFVFSRHKYDWFYIHCSEVFDSDKLPKLSLKQVKQFALVLFAKDFNPRKYEVLSRVLSKMYCKTGKPTEILQLYLSVFTKGSCSTQENGTFVSDNFNSHCFTNNTNVREMIKTFELETILIYTALLLKKRIVVYHHSLEQLLKWIGIFPALMKHRKVTDNLFPWVDLIDDELAELKGLSHYIAGCRNSSISSRTDLFDLLVNIPAREITVASHAKESLTMTKTHKEIALFMIQLSENQSYVESQIISEINDKTQDLLNQLKSLAVVQGPDGRKMVSAQTLKEKNLPSAVENFLINLAVAENLFLL from the exons ATGGCACCTCTTACGGATTTACTCTCATGTAGCATAATTGAGAAAGATTCCAACAGTGATATATTATGGACCTGGTCTTATCCAATCGTTTCAGAATCTCAAAAAACAGTTGTTGCAAGGAAATGTAACTTAGAAGTAGAACACAACTCCCCTCAAGTATTTGTATTCTCAAGACACAAATACGATTGGTTCTACATACACTGTAGTGAAGTATTTGATTCGGATAAATTACCAAAA TTATCTTTGAAACAGGTAAAGCAATTTGCATTGGTTTTATTTGCCAAAGACTTTAATCCAAGGAAATATGAGGTTCTTTCAAGAGTCCTTAGCAAAATGTATTGCAAGACTGGCAAGCCAACAGAAATACTACAGTTATATCTCTCTGTATTTACAAAAGGATCATGTTCTACTCAAGAAAATGGAACATTTGTTTCTGATAACTTTAATAGCCATTGCTTTACAAACAACACAAATGTCAGAGAAATGATTAAAACATTTGAATTGGAAACAATCTTGATATACACTGCTCTTCTTTTAAAAAAACGGATTGTAGTCTATCATCATAGCTTGGAACAACTTTTAAAATGGATTGGAATATTTCCTGCATTAATGAAGCATCGTAAAGTCACTGATAATTTGTTTCCTTGGGTTGATCTAATCGATGATGAACTGGCAGAACTAAAA GGTCTTTCACACTACATTGCTGGCTGTAGAAACAGTTCCATTTCATCAAGAACAGATTTATTTGATCTACTTGTAAATATTCCAGCTAGAGAAATTACAGTTGCATCACATGCAAAAG AAAGCCTAACAATGACAAAAACGCATAAAGAAATAGCTCTATTCATGATCCAACTAAGTGAAAATCAATCCTACGTAGAAAGCCAAATAATATCCGAGATAAATGACAAAACTCAAGACCTGTTAAATCAGTTGAAATCATTGGCGGTAGTTCAAGGACCTGACGGAAGAAAAATGGTATCAGCGCAAACGCTGAAAGAAAAGAATCTACCGTCAGCAgtagaaaattttctaattaacttGGCTGTAGctgaaaatttgtttttattgtaa